TCCGCGACATCCTGGCCATGGGCGCACGCCCGGTCGCGGTGATGGACCCCCTCCGCTTCGGCCCGTTCGACGCCGACGACACCCACCGCGTGCTGCCCGGGATCGTGGCCGGCGTCGGCGGTTACGGAAACTGTCTCGGCCTGCCCAACATCGGCGGTGAGGCGGTCTTCGACGCGTCGTACGCCGGCAACCCGCTGGTCAACGCCCTCTGCGTCGGGGTGCTCCGGCACGAGGACCTCCACCTGGCCAAGGCGTCCGGCGAGGGCAACCGGGTGATCCTGTACGGCGCGCGGACCGGCGGTGACGGCATCGGCGGCGTCAGCGTGCTGGCGTCGGAGACCTTCACCAGCACCGGGCCGACCAAGCGCCCGAGCGTCCAGGTCGGCGACCCGTTCATGGAGAAGCTGCTGATCGAGTGCACCCTCGAGCTGTTCGCGGCCGGTGTGGTTGCCGGGATCCAGGACCTCGGGGGCGCCGGCCTGTCCTGCGCCACCAGCGAGCTGGCCAGCGCCGGCGACGGCGGGATGCGCGTCTCGCTCGACCTGGTGCCGCTGCGCGACTCGAGCCTGGTGCCCGAGGAGATCCTGATGAGCGAGTCGCAGGAGCGGATGATGGCCGTCGTCGAGCCCGACGACGTCGAGCGGTTCCTGGCGATCTGCGCGAAGTGGGACGTCGAGGCCGTCGACATCGGCGAGGTCACCGAGACCGGCCGCCTCGAGATCGAGTGGCACGGCGAGACCGTGGTCGACGTACCCCCTCGGTCCGTGGCGCACGACGGGCCGACCTACAAGCGACCCTTGGCCCGCCCGGGCTGGCAGGACGACCTCCAGGCCGACCGTGCCGAGGCCCTGCCGAGGCCGGAGTCCGAGGGCGACCTGCGCGAGACCGTGCTCCGGATGGCGGCCTCCCCCAACCTGTGCGACAAGTCGTGGATCACCGACCAGTACGACCGCTACGTCCAGGGCAACACCGTGCTCGCCCAGCCGTCCGACGCCGGGATGGTCCGGGTCGACGAGGGCACGCACCTCGGCGTCGCGGTGGCCACCGACGGCAACGGCCGCTACTGCAAGCTCGACCCCTACACCGGCGCCCAGCTCGCCCTGGCCGAGGCCTACCGCAACGTCGCCTGCGGCGGCGCGACCCCACTGGCGATCTCGGACTGCCTCAACTTCGGCTCGCCCGAGGACCCCGACGTGATGTGGCAGTTCGCCGAGGCCTGCCGCGGCCTCAAGGACGCGTGCGTGACCCTCGGCATCCCGGTCACCGGCGGCAACGTCTCGCTCTACAACCAAACCGGCACCACCGCGATCCTGCCGACCCCGGTGGTCGCCGTGCTCGGCGTGATCGACGACGTACGACGTCGTACCCCGACCGGCTTCGTCGCGGCCGGCGAGGTGATCGTCCACCTCGGCCAGACCCGCGAGGAGCTGTCCGGCTCGGAGTGGGCCCACGTCGTCCACGACCACCTCGGCGGCCTACCGCCCGAGGTCGACCTGCACGCGGAGAGCCAGCTCGGTCGCCTGCTGGTGGAGGCCGGCCGGGGCGGCCACCTCACCAGCGCCCACGACATGTCCGACGGCGGACTGGCGCAGAGCCTGGTCGAGTCATGCCTGCGGCTGGGGATCGGGGCGACCGTCTCGCTGCTCGGCGACCCCTTCGTCGGCCTGTTCTCGGAGTCCGCGGCGCGGGCGATCGTCACGGTCGAGGCCGAGAAGCTCGAGTCGTTCCTGACGATGGCGGCGAGCCTCGGCGTCCCGGCCGGTGAGATCGGCCGCACCGGTGGCTCCTCGCTGACGGTGACCGACCGGTTCGAGATCCCCCTCGACGAGCTGTCCGGGGCCTGGCGCGGCACGCTGCGCGCCGCGTTCGCCGGCTGAGGAACGGTCCGGTCGCCGCGCGGCTCCGAACTCCCGGGGTGGACCGTCGACAGCTGCTGACCCTGGCCGGCCTCGGCCTGCTCGCACCGGTCGTGGCGTCCTGCCAGACTCGTCCGGTGACCATCCGGAAGCGTCCCGCCGGCGCGAAGCGGATCGGGTACGGCGACGACCCGGCCCAGTTCGTCGAGCTCACGATGCCCGCCGGCGAGCCGAAGGGGGTCGTGGTCGTCGTGCACGGCGGCTTCTGGAAGGCCGCCTTCGGCATCGAGTACGGCCGCCCGATCAGCGCCAGCCTGGCCGATCACGGCTGGGCGGCCTGGAACATCGAGTACCGCCGGGTGGGCAACGGCGGCGGCGACCCCACGACGTTCGACGACGTCGCGGCTGCGATCGACGCGCTGTCCGGGCAGGACCTCGACCTGAGCCGGGTGCTGGGGGTGGGTCACTCGGCGGGCGGCCACCTCGCGACGTGGGCTGCGTCGCGCACCCGCTTCCCGCGGTGGAAGTCAGGGGTCGAGCTGACCGGGGTGGTCTCGCAGGCGGGTGTGCTCGACCTGTCGGCGGCGTTCGACGAGAACCTCGGCA
This genomic window from Nocardioides cynanchi contains:
- the purL gene encoding phosphoribosylformylglycinamidine synthase subunit PurL, which gives rise to MTSVPQTLDTVAVAAADPDRDQPWAELGLKEDEYLRIREILGRRPTSSELAMYSVMWSEHCSYKSSKVHLKQFGEIAQETPVGKMLAGIGENAGVLDIGQGYAVTFKIESHNHPSYVEPYQGAATGVGGIVRDILAMGARPVAVMDPLRFGPFDADDTHRVLPGIVAGVGGYGNCLGLPNIGGEAVFDASYAGNPLVNALCVGVLRHEDLHLAKASGEGNRVILYGARTGGDGIGGVSVLASETFTSTGPTKRPSVQVGDPFMEKLLIECTLELFAAGVVAGIQDLGGAGLSCATSELASAGDGGMRVSLDLVPLRDSSLVPEEILMSESQERMMAVVEPDDVERFLAICAKWDVEAVDIGEVTETGRLEIEWHGETVVDVPPRSVAHDGPTYKRPLARPGWQDDLQADRAEALPRPESEGDLRETVLRMAASPNLCDKSWITDQYDRYVQGNTVLAQPSDAGMVRVDEGTHLGVAVATDGNGRYCKLDPYTGAQLALAEAYRNVACGGATPLAISDCLNFGSPEDPDVMWQFAEACRGLKDACVTLGIPVTGGNVSLYNQTGTTAILPTPVVAVLGVIDDVRRRTPTGFVAAGEVIVHLGQTREELSGSEWAHVVHDHLGGLPPEVDLHAESQLGRLLVEAGRGGHLTSAHDMSDGGLAQSLVESCLRLGIGATVSLLGDPFVGLFSESAARAIVTVEAEKLESFLTMAASLGVPAGEIGRTGGSSLTVTDRFEIPLDELSGAWRGTLRAAFAG
- a CDS encoding alpha/beta hydrolase family protein, with the translated sequence MTIRKRPAGAKRIGYGDDPAQFVELTMPAGEPKGVVVVVHGGFWKAAFGIEYGRPISASLADHGWAAWNIEYRRVGNGGGDPTTFDDVAAAIDALSGQDLDLSRVLGVGHSAGGHLATWAASRTRFPRWKSGVELTGVVSQAGVLDLSAAFDENLGSGAVVAFLGHRPGRDDAPLDPIQQVPLAIPVHCIHGTSDTNVPISQSRDYVAAAVAAGAAAELTEVDGDHFVLIDPKSDAWHRTLTILDGL